The following is a genomic window from Patescibacteria group bacterium.
AAAGCGTGCCGGCGGTCATGGTAATGTCCCCACTGACGGTGGCATTCTGATCAAAATCCCAGCCTCCGCCGGATCCGTTGAATATCAAATTCTGGAAAGCATCTTCTGCTTCAATAGCGAATCCAGTTGTGGTTCCAGTGAAAGTCGTGGTTTGTGTTGCTGAGAGTGAAATAGTCACTGTGCCTGCTGTGGTAAAATCTCCACCAATCGAAAGAGCATTAGTGCCCATAGTTAAACTCGCACCAGTCTCCAGATATATGTCGCCATCCATGGCGCTCTGTGTGGCGGCGGGAGAAGTGGTGATGGTACCGGCGGGAGTGTAACTCTCATTAGTTTTGATTAGCACACGATGGCCGTCTTCCACGGTAAGAGCATTCGTTGTTACAGTGTAATTAATATCATCATCATCACCATTATCGTAAACATCCAAGTTGGCATTAGAAATACTTAACGAAGCCGAATCATTATGAATTGTTAAGGAGTTTTCCTGCACAGTTATCCCGGTCACATCCCCCGTGCCGGAATACAGATTCACTGTTGCACCGTCCGGAATTTGACCTTCAATCCAGATAATCATCGCTTCATCGCCTGATGGAGCAGCTACTCCTGTAAAAGTAAACGCGCCGTTTGCATCCGCGCAGGTTGTATTGTACGTTGTACTTTGCACCCGCAGGCTGACCATATTGGTTGAGCCATCGCACTCCGTGAGGGCAGTAGATGAATTCTCATTATACACATTGCCGGAAACAGAAATACCCGTGGTGTAGGTTACGTCCAGATACGGATCGGAGGTTGTATCAGCATATTCAGTCTGACGCATGGTCGCTGTTTTAAATTGTCCAGCGCCGACAGACCAATTTGGTGTCAGCCTGAAATCGGTGTCACCTGTTTTACTTACATTTGAGTCAGGGCTTGTCAATGATTGTGATTTCCATCCGGCGGTGTTCGCCCAATTTAGGGTGCTTTGACTTGTTGTACATACACCCCAATCTGAATTATCCAGTGCGGCGCCAATAGCATTAATCCCGGAGTAATACTGAACACTATAGGTTGTATCAAGAGCTTTTGTTTTTGTAAATGAATCTGCATAAATATTAACATCTGACGCGGAGATAGTGGCAGTATCTGCCAAGCTAGATGTATCAAATGAAAGATAGCTATAAGCGGTTGTTATTGGGAGACTTGGAGATCCATCATTTATAGAAATGACGGATGTCGTTGCTGACGCAGTAGTTGTATAGGTAGTTCCGTCATAGGATATTTGCCCATCCGCTGCAGCTGTGGAATAAAATGTATCAGTCGGGTCAAGCGTGTTCCAACCGTCTTTTAGATTAGTTATTCGGATTTTTGTTGGCGTAACCGAAACATCGAATCCGGATTGTACTAGATCAGAAAAATCTAATAATAACTGTTCATCGATAACTAATGATGTTGGATTCGCGTTTGTTACTGCATGATTATCTGCTTCAACCAAAAACTCAATAGCCTCGATTTCCGGCAATCGGAAAAAGATATGCGACCATTTATTACCCTGATCTATTTTTTGTACTTCCAGGCGCATCTGTAATTGTGAGCGAATGTTGACCGGCAGATTATTTATTAACTGTGTATTTCCATCAATCACAACGGCTGGCCTCAGTACAAGCGGCCTGCCATTTATATTAAATGATACGCTACTGTCTCCCCGATCAATAATATCAAGACTTGTTTCTATTGTATGCCAGTTATTGGACGAATCTTGATAGAAATTTTCTATTGGAAAGAACCGGTCATTAAACTTGCCATCTTTTTCACGAAGACGCAGCTGTTTTTCATTAACGATTTCGACTTGATTGACACCGCCGTTATCCTGGTATGATTTATGGGTCTTTTCAGCGATGCTGTCAGTCTCAATTTGCCAAGGCCTTTGTTCGGTCCAGATAGCTGTTGCGGCAAGTGGGTCCGCTCTGTCGTCAGTGCTATTATAATTATTAAATGAAACTGGGCCTACTTGAAAATGATAATCAACCAGGGCGGGTGATTCAAATTTGTAAGATAGAGTATAAGCTTCACCTTTTTTCCAATCCACTTGCCAGTTGATAGCATTATTTTTTTCATCGACGGTTGAAATTAAACCATTTTCGTTGATTGCTGCAATCTCAATTAGATTAGGGACCAATTCAATAACCGTACCAAAATAATCTTCATCTGGTACTATTTCCAGAAATACTTCATATTCTGCAATCGGATAAACTCTGCTTGGCGCAATACGAGTAATGTCAAAGGGAATATTTTTTTCCACTAAAAAACTTTCGGTTGTACTGTATGATTCACCATCGATTGTGCCAGTAAGATTTAGAACGTATCTGCCGGCAATCAGGTTATCAATGCTGGTAATATAATCCGCGTTGTTTGTTATAATTCTCGGTCCGCAATTAGGTGAGCGAAAAATTCCGTCATTGGTTGTTAGGGTTGCTAATTTTCCTTTCGGGTCAGTTATTTGAATAGAAAGATCAGCATCACAAACAAAATTTCCCTCTCTGTTGTATGCGCTAATGCTAAGATTGGCAGTCTCATCGGGGATATATACAGACTTGGAAGTATTTAATGACAAAACTCCCCAAGCGAATTCTTTTATTTTTTCTTCAATTACGCCGTCTTCTTCAATCGCAAAAGTTGCTTTATATACACCCGGTTTATCAAAGTTATCCGCTTGAATGCTATATTCTTCATGTTTTATCCCGTTTATTTCTTTTTTTTCTATTTTTGTTTCAGGCTCAGCAACGGATCCATCCGGATGAGTCAACTGGATTGATTTAATCTCTCTTTTTTTTGTTGGCACACCTAAGAATGCGAAAGTTGAATTCTTTTCAACTTCAACTGTAACAACCGGTGTGGTTTGTGAAGGTACCCCGGTATCATCTGTAATCGATATTTCTGCGAATTCCCCATTATTTTTTTTATCTTGTAAATATTGTATGTCCAAAGCAATACCATCGACGTATGCTGTCGTTGATTTAGCGGTTGGCTCGGAAACATATTCAACTCTTATTTGAAAGCTGTCGTTATTTAAAACTTTTGCTAGATCGGCAACCGGATATGTCCAAAAACCCTCATTTGTCTCATTGCTCATTTGATCAAGCAAGGCGAAAGAATCGAGGGAAGTCCAGCTTTCTCCGCCATCAATAGAATACGAAAATACTACAATATCTTCATTGCCTTCATATGTATCAGCAGCAAATGAGAATGTTACGGTTCCTAAGATTTCAACTGCTTCTGGAGGAATATTTTCTGCCAGATTAAATCCAGTACAAATAAGTTTAGAAGTAGCCAGCTCATACTGAGCAACATCCCCCAGATCTTTCAGCTGACTGTTAGTATAAAAAGCAGAATTATTTTTATTAAATTTATCCACTGATGATGAACCAAGCAAATCGATATCCTTAGCTGAATCATAATTTTCCCAGCCGGTGCATACAGTTGGGACTGTGCGTATTATGACATCACCAACAACCAATGGCCGAAATACAAACTTAATCGATTCTGCTGTTTCTGATTTCAAAGCCACATTGGCATAAATAAGCACAGTTAATGTTGCAAAAAGCGAGATCAGTACGAACGCCAATAAAGAGGGGACATTCTTCCTTTTTCTGGAATCCCGCACAATTTGTCGGACCAATTCTAAATTATTATTCTTATTACGCATTATTTGTTTGTTTTTTTGCTGAAAATAAAACGATTAAGATCTTCCTGGCTAAAACGCCACTGCCCAATCTTAATCGCTCTTAACTCCCCAGAATCAATATAACGATAAATTGTCCTTTCGCTGACGCGCAGGATTTCCGTAACTTCTTTGAGAGTCAGTAATTGCTCCATTTATCTGGAAATTCTTTTGTTTTTTACTCTAATTTATATATCTTATTTTAGCATAATGCAACGAAAAAGTCAAGAGATGATTTGTACCTATGTGTCTTATAATGACATGTAATGTCATAATTTGACAATCAGTATATAATAATTTGTAGCTAATATTAGCTAAATTTATTGTAAAATGCTTCTGCATCCATTAATCAAAATCGAAATAATATTGCTAAAATGAGCGAATTATTCGGATAAAAAAACGGATGCAGCTTTTTGGCATGCATCCTTGCCTCTTTCGAGGTGGTGTTCAGATGGATTTCCGGAGAGATTCCGGCAGATCAAGGAGACAGAGAGCGACGTCCGACGACATAATGACATCATCCACGGCGAGCGCAACAGCGTCGTGATCCTTCCCGTAGATGATAACTAGGCGATGCTCGGCCGGTACGAATGGAGTTCCGTTCTCCTGCAGAACGGCACCTGCCGTTTTTCCTTTATGCTTCTTCTCAATTCGGAGCCATGTCGCCATAGCAATGATCTCCCGAGGTTGAAGTCCTCCCAACCTACTGGATCGTCCAGCAATCAGTTATCGCCACCATAGCACAAGCAGGTATTTTGTAAAGGATATAGATATGAATGAGAAAAAATTGAAAAAACAAAAAATGCCCCCGCAGGGGCATTCAACTATATCCTAATTCAGTCTTTGAATTTAAATGTTTTCCAGGCGATCAGGAATGATAAAATAATCCAGCCACCCATAAAAGCAAGCTGTGTCCAAATGTCTTTGAGCGATTCACCATTAACAGAGATTGCTCTTAGCGCTTCAATCATCGGCGTCAGCGGAAGGAATTTTACAACTTTGCCTACAACTGTCGGTAAGGCTTCTGGTGAAAAGAAAACTCCGGAGAAAAACATCATCGGCATCGTTACTACTTGAGAAAGTGATTCAGCCGTCTTGGTATTTTTGGCGTAACCGGCTACCGCAAAACCAAGATTTAAAAATATTAAACTGCCGACGATACATACACCGTAGATCAAGAAAATGTTTCCATAAACATTAACGTCAAATACTTGCTGTGCAACGAGAATGATTAAAGAAATCTGAATCAGGTTTAAGAAAAGATAGGAAGTCACTTCAGCGATTAAAAAGTTTCGGACTTTAAGCGGAGTCGCGGAAAGTCGTTTCAAAAGTTTTCTCTCACGGTATTGGCTTATCCCCGTGGAAATACCAATCACCGCTGACATCATAATTGCCATAGCCAGAATTCCGGGCATGATGATATCAATGTATTTAACCTCTTTAGACAGGATGCTCTCTGTCGTATAACTGAAAATTTTCGGTGTATTAGCGATGCCCATATTCATCTGGTCCACAAATTTATCAACTACGCTAAGTGCTAACTGATTAACTGTGATGTTGGATTCATCGTAATACACTTCAATCGGCGAGGGGGTCGTTTGTTCAATATTGCCCTGTATTTGCTGGTCTAAAGCAGGTATAGCGCCGGAAAAGCTGTCCGGGATTACAATAATAATATTAACATCGCCGGCTTGCAGTTGTTCTTTTGCTAAATCCAGATTTTCCGGAGAGTCTATTTTTTTCAGGAATTCAATTTCTTCTATGCCTTTCTGAAACTGCTGAGAAAGTTCAGAATTTGCCCGATCAAAAATGATATAATTGGCGTTGCCCATTTTAGTGAAATCAAACAGGCCAAAAATAATGATGAACATCAGGGGAAAGGCCAGCGACCAGAAAACTGCCTGCTTGTCGCGGAAAGTCATTTTAATATTGGACCAGATTAGTTTGAACATATTAGTCTCTTAGTTTCTTTCCGGTTAGTTCGATAAATACGTCTTCCAGTCCGGCAGTCACTACTTCCAACTCCTGCATGAAGACATTATTTTGCTCCGCCCACTTATAGAGCTTTGGCAGTACCTCATTGCTGTGCGTTACCTTCAGATAATATTTGTGTTCAGAATCATTTTTTACTTCCAGAATTCCATCCACGGATTTTAATGAATCAATATTAAACTGCTCATCTGCATAGAAATTAATACGCGCGGAAGAATGCAAATTTCTGATTAAATTTTTTGGTGTATCAAGTGAAACAATTTTACCCATATCCATAATACCTACTCTGTTGCATAAATATTCCGCTTCTTCCATATAGTGCGTTGTGATAACAACAGTTTTTCCTTGCTCATTGATTTTTTTGATAAATTCCCACATGGAACGTCGCGCCTGCGGATCCAGTCCGGTAGTCGGCTCATCCAGAAATACCACTTCCGGGTCGTTCACCAAAGCGGCACAGATTGAGAACCGCTGTTGCTGTCCGCCGGAGAGCTGTTTAATCAGGGCTTTCTTCTTATCTCTCAATTGAACTATGTCTAATAATTTATCCGGGTCAATCGCCTTGTGATAAAAAGTTCCGAACAGCTCCAGGATTTCACCCAGTTTGAGAAATTCATAATAAGCGGAAGACTGCAGTTGGATGCCGATCAGGTTTTTTACTTTACTTAGTTCTTTATGTGTGTTTATTCCTTTAATCAGTGTTTCTCCGCCAGTGGGATCCTGCAGACCTTCAATAATTTCCAAGGTCGTTGTTTTGCCCGCGCCGTTCGGTCCGAGCAGACCAAAAACCTCCCCTTTTTCCACGGAAAAAGAAATCCCGTTAACCGCAACAAGATCTCCTTTTTTGTCTGGGGTTCTGAATTTCTTTACTAAATCTTTTACTTCAATAATAGACATATATTTGATTTTGACATTTTAGCAGAAATAATCAATTGCATCAACTGGAATAAAAAATGGCGCTTTACCTTAGAAATTGGTATTGCGCCGGGGGGTGCTGATCTGTTACGGAATCCTTGGTGCGGTCCGCTTCCTGACCATGTCGAGAACGATTCCGTCCAGAATCGCTAAGTGTGCCTCCTTGAAACCGTAGGTGACCTGCACGAAGGGAATGGGAATGTACTTGAGCACGCGGCGGAGGTTGATCGGAGTACCGACCACTACACAGTCGATCGCGTTTTCCTCCACCGCGACGGCGATGGTCTGATACAGATCGTCAACCTGCTCTTCACCATAGCCCATGGCGGGCAGCAGACAGCCGATGTTTGGGTATTTCTCGAACGTTTCCAGCAGACTGCCTTGCAGGAACGGACGGGGATCAACAATGATCGCTCCGGCGTTCTGCGCAGCCACGGTACCGGCCCCGGTAGCCACTCCGCCGTGGGTGGTAGTGGGGCCGTCCTCGACGACCAGTACGCGCTTGCCGCGGATGGATTCGGGATCTTCCACGGTCACCGGCGACAGATCGTTTACGATCGATGCGAAAGGATTGTGCTCCCTGATTGTCTGCTCGAGCTTGGCAATGCACTCCGGGTTGGCCGTGCTCTGCTTGCCGATGATGACGATGTCCGCCATGAGCAGGTTGTCGAACCCCGGGTAATAGTTCAGCTCGTCGCCAACACGCAGGGGATCCGCCACCACGATGTGCAGGTTGGGACGGTAAAAAGGCGTGTCGTTGTTGCCGCCATCCCAGAGGATGACGTCCGCTTCCTGTTCCGCCTGGCGGAGGATTTCCTCGTAGTCCACGCCGGCGTAGATCACGCCGCCCGCAGCGATATGGGGCTCGTACTCTTCCATCTCCTCGATAGTGCATTCGTGCTTCGTCAGGTCTTCGAGCGCGGCGAAGCGCTGCACCGCCTGCTTCGCCAAGTCACCGTAGGGCATGGGATGCCGGACGGAAACGATACGATAGCCGGCGTGTCGCAGCAAGTCCGCGATGTAACGACTGACCTGTGACTTCCCGCAGCCCGTGCGTACCGCGCAGATGCTGATCACCGGCTTGCTGCTCCTGAGCATGGTGCTGGGATGGCTCAGCAGCCGGAAATCGGCGCCGAGCACATTGGCCATCGCGGCAAGATGCGCCACATGCCGGTGAGTTACGTCGGAGTAGGAGAAGACCACCTCATCGATTCCACAATCGCTGATCAGAGCCTTTAGTTCTTCTTCTTCCACGATGGGGATGCCCGCCGGGTACAGTCCACCGGCGAGTTCGACCGGATATTTGCGTCCGGCGATGTCCGGGATCTGCGTGGCAGTGAAGGCGACGACCTCGGAGTTGGGGTCGTTCCGGAAGACGGTGTTGAAGTTGTGGAAGTCGCGTCCGGCGGCTCCCAAAATCACGATTCTGCGTCGTCTGGCCATTTGGTCACACTCCTCGGAAAAAGGGTTCGGGCAATGGACGGTGGTCGGACTCTATTGTAAACGGCGAAAAGCCGATTGTTTTCAAGAGCAAACACACCTTAAAGAATAAGGTGAGTATATTACCTTATATAAATTATTTGCCCATGTCAAGCAAAAAGGGGCTTATTTAATGCCCCGTTTTTTCATTTCTTCCGCCAGTTTTTTGGGAAATTTTTCTGGCCGACAGGAACAATTTTTACTGTGGCCCTTGTGCCAGATTATCCGTTCTTCAAAGGTAGGATTTTTTGGCATTGTGTTTTTTAAATGCCATTCTTTATTAATTGTCATTGATTAAAGATTTTAATTCTTTGATATTGTGGATGATAAAATCGGGGAAGACTGTTTTCAGTTTTTCTTCCGTGTCGATACCCCAGGTTACCGCGGCTGTCTGGACTCTAGCTGACTTGCCACTTTCCACTTCATGCCTAGTATCGCCGATAAAAATCGTTTCATCCGCTTTGAAGCTGTATTTGTCCATGATTTCTTTAATAACGATCGACTTGTCGTGGACAAGCGTGTATTTATCGGTAAAGACATCTTCCAATCCATATCTTATAATCTCTTTTTCAACATGTTCGGTCGGGTCGCCACTCAGGATTACAATTTTTTTTGCCTGCGCTTTAGCTTTTTTTAAAATTGTAACTATTCCTGGGTAAGCGGATGGTTCCGGCTGACTGGCGATTGCTTCTGTATATTCTATTTGTTCTTTTTCATGTGTTAGATATGGCATGAACCGGTTATAGAACAGCATATAAGGTTGTTGCCACTGCTGTCTGAATTCTTCATACGAAATCGGATTGACGCCATGATTTTTGAAGATTATCAGAACCGCCTGATAGACATTTCTGGTATTATCATTAATTACTCCGGACCAATCGATAATGATATTTTTAATCATATTATTTTACTAATATTTTGCTTAATTCTACAAAAAAATCTAATAATAATTTTTCGGTGTTTCCACGTAAATGTAAATCAACAACTGGATTATCCAAATTGTATTTTTTACCAACCATAACTATCAAGGCATTGGGTAAATCATCTTTAATTAGGGTATCATTAATTAAACCCACATCCTTATCTCCGACGTGAATTATAGTACAATCCTGAAACATAATTGATGATTTTTTTAACCAAATTTTTAAGCCGGCACCTTTGTTAACAAAATCAAAATTCTTACCAAATCTAGCAAAAATAATATCTTCACTACTATAGTGATTATTGAAATATTTTTTATTTTTTAAAGAGTAATCTTCAAATATCTTTCCACTTTTTGTACCTAGTAATTTATATAAATACTTTATACTATCAGAATCTTTGATGGATATATGATTAAATAATTTTTCATGTGCACTGTCCGATTTTATCAGAGGGAACTCAACTCTAAATACTTTATTCAATTTTTTACTGTCATAATCCCTCACATGCTTAATAACAGAATATTTTTTATGACACCAATCTCTGGGATTTTGAGAGAAAAAAAGATTATAATATTTATCTGCGCTATGACCATAATAAATTATTCTGCCACCAGCATGGGATAGATCAATAAATGGTAAAATGCCACTACTCACTGCATCTATAAATAATTTTATAATAAATGGGTTAATATTACTTTTTTGATTAAAAAAAATATGGCCATTATTCATAATCAGGCTACCTGATCCAAAGACTCCATTTTTTATATTTAGACCACCATTCTGAAAAGCGCTAAAACCAACCAAATCTCTACCTGTATTTGGCACTAGATTAATCTTTCTATTTTTAATCAATATTTTTATTATTTTTTTTATCCTCGGATTGATATAGTTTGAGCCTTTTTTTCTGATAACTAAAGTATTATCAAGATCTATGCTAATAATAATCTTTTTTTTACCGTCTATACAATTTTTATTAAAAAAATATTTTAATGATTTTTTCATAATATTTTACTTATTGCGCTTGATTCTATCACCCATTGGCGCAGTTCATTTGGATCGTCCATTATTTCCGCCGGTAATTCCCAGTATGACATAGTAACCGATTTAGCTTTACCCTTGGCATAGGTAAATGGTTTGCTGCCGAGCTGTTCATATCTAACTTGAGAGTTTTCGTCGGTTTTAAAATAGATTTGATCATCAGCGATGATGCCAAAAATTGTGCCATCAAGATAAAGTCCGTATCCGCCGAACATCGCGCGTGCGGTTATACCTTCTATCCGGCCCAGTAGATCATGGACGACATATTCGGAGAAATCGCCTTGCTTCATTTAATTTTTGTTAGCGCATGATTTAGTAATGTCTCTAAAAAGAAAAGATATTTTTCTGTACGCCCGCGGTTTCCTCTTGGTCCGATTGCCCATCGCTCTAAGTGTTTAGTGTTACTTACGACATCGAAATACATGCCGATGATTCTCTCCAAAATCATCAGCCAGAAGTATTTGTTAAAATCCATTACACTATAATCCTTTGGTGCTGTTTCGGCAATTTTGTGGCTGAAATCATCAAGGTATTTTAGTTGTTCATTTATTTTCCGGTAGGATTCTGTTTTCATTGTCACCCATAATGGCCAGATTAACCAGCCCAGATCATAACCAAAATATCTAAGTCCGATTTTAGCATTGTCGATCAGGCCTACTTTGCCGTTTTCGGTAATAATTATATTATCCAAAGAAAATTTCCATTTGGAAGGATATCCCTTATTCCAGAAATCCTGGTATTGATAAATCACCTTTTCAATTTCAGCATAATTTTTCAATAATTTCGCGTTTTTTCCCGATAATTTATTGTTAATTATTACTAGCCTTCCTTTTATGGCTTCCATTGTATGGGAAATATTATGACCGGGTGAAAATGAATTTTCGCCTACGCGTAATGGAACAAATTTATCTATGAAACGCGTTCTGTTTTTATAACCCGTAGAGGAAGATTCATCTTCCGGTGATTGTTTGTGCATAGAAAAACTCTGTTCCAGATTAACTTCTTTTCCTATCGTCTGGAATTCCCAAAACGCAGATAATAATTTTTCCTGTAATTTCGGTTCGATTTTTCCCTCGCCAGCAATTTCAGAATTTATTTCACTGGCCAGTATACCTTCCAAAAATTCTTCTAGCTCAAAAGGGATGCCGATATTGTCCTGCGCGATCAGTTTTGGGATAATTAAAAATTCGCCCAGGTATCCTTCGGGGAAGAATTGGGCTGGCCTTGTTTCTCCGATGCGAAGAATAAACTTTTCTCCCGAAGAATTTTCGCATAATGAAACATCTTTCTTCCCTGATTCGTTTTCAAAAGTGTCATAGGTACGAATAACGGTAAGAGCTTTAGATTGAACAAGCTCTTTTTTTCTTTTTAATATATCTGCTGGTTTAAATTCTCGGTTACTCAACTTTTTTCCCGATATAGCGGATCATATTATGGATTCCTACTGCACTGTCTTTGTAGGATTCTCCTAAATTGTCTACTGAAATTGTTTTAAAATCTTTGGTAAATTCTTTTACCGTATCAACATTAAAAAAACGCATATTAATATTTTTTTCCATGGCAAAAAAATCTTTTTCAATCAGCGTGCCGGTCTGATATTCCGGGTCACTGGTTGAATTAACCATGAAGGCGATTATTCCGCCGATTTTTAAGACCCGCTTTATTTCTTTGAATATTTCTTTTGTGGTAGCTGTATCAAAATAATGCAGGGCTAGATGAGAATAGACTACGTCAAATTCCTGGTTAATATATGGCAGTTTTTTCGATAAATCCACTTCCTCGACTTTAATCTTTTTTTTCAGATGTGCAGGGATATTTGTTTCGTTCAGACCTAATGCGAAATCTTCAAAATCCGTTGATACAACATCTAGCCCGTTTTCGGCGAAAAAGCGGCTGTCCTGTCCCTGACCCGCGCCTAAATCAAGTATTTTCCCAGTTTTGGGAAAGTACTGGATAGCAAATTCCGAAAAAATTGAGGGTTTATTAATCCAATCCTGCCTTGAATAATGCGCGTGGGCCTTTGTCCAGTACCGATTACTCATATATGTTGTGATTTATTACCTGATTCTATTTTATCCCTTTTCAGAAAAAATATAAACAGCCAAATTACACCGGTAAAAAAGATGATTCTTTGTAATAAGCCCATCGAAGCATCCAGATATCCGTCTCTGATTAAAATGACGAACAGGGAACTGGCGAAAATAGTCATTAAAAATGCGCCATGGAAAAGCCTTTCATTTATACTTTTTGATGTCAGAATAGAGGAGAATACACTTAAGTTTAAGAACATTCCAGTTGAAACCGCAAATGCAAAATGCAAACCAGATTCTATTTCCGAATATGGTATGCCCTCAGCAAAGGGTCTTGATGAAAATATTCCGCAGAGTAATACGGATATACCGTAAAATACTATTAGTATGTCGGTAACTCGTACCTTCCTACTGTTTTTAATCATTAGTAATGCACCGGCTGTAAATAATATGCCGAAACTAAAAAAACCCATCTGCATGATCCAAGCGAGGGAATAATTTTGTGCTGCTAGTTGGCTCAGTGAATGATTTTGCCAGTTATAGCCCGATGTTGAAAAAATATGGGCGATGATAGTGCATAGGGCAAAAATTATGATACTTGAATATATCAGTTGAGCATCCAGTTTCATGGCATCGATTTTCATTATACATTTTTGTTATTCAGAGCCTCTTGTCAGAAAATCAATTATCGGCTGGATTGCTTCCTTGTTTACATTTTCCGGTTGATTATCATGTTTTTTGGCCAGAGATTTTTGCAGATAATTTAATTTTTTATGGTCCACCATTCCGGGAATTTTTATGTATCCGGCTAATGAGTTTCTAATATCTTCCGGTATCATTTCAAAAGATAGTTTACTTTCTTTTTTATCGGGGTGGACTAAACCGACGGAAAATAAATATACTGCTTTTTCTTTTAGCATATTCCAATTGCTAACAAGAAATTTTCCGATCTGAATCCTGCCCATATAGGTTCTGCCACCGATTACGATTGTATCATAATTGATCAGGTTTTTTGAATCAAAATCGTCAATATTTGCAATATCCGATTCCGGATATGCTTCATGAACCCATTCAGCATATTGCTTAGTGGTTCCCCATTTTGATTTGTATAAGATTAAAGTATTCATATAGCTTCAAATATTATACACCTTGTCAGGAGTATTGTGTAATAAAGCAGATTTTTTAGATTAAAGTAATATTGAAGTCAAAACTCAGTCGATAATTGTTACTTCAATGTATGATCCGATATCCGGTTTTCCGTCGGCGCCCAAGATAACACTGATCGGCTCTCCAACAATTTGTCTTCGAACACTGTCTGTATATCCGCGTACGCCCATCTGTACAGCGCCGTCATTTTCTAATTCCTCATAATTGAAACCGGTGCGATAATCACATCCTGAACGGGCCACGCGCATTTTTGATATGATTGGGCTGGAATAAAAACCCACTTCATAAGAAGCATCCTTAACCACGCCGTCGGCGAAATTCACCTTGATGATAACATCTGATTCGTCGACCCAGCCACAAAGCTTATCTTTATCTGTTTCTGTATCAGTATTTACGTTTTCATTCAGGACTGATACAGCATTCACGTTTATATTTTGGTTTTGTACTTGCTCGGTTTTTTTCGTACAGCC
Proteins encoded in this region:
- a CDS encoding helix-turn-helix domain-containing protein — protein: MEQLLTLKEVTEILRVSERTIYRYIDSGELRAIKIGQWRFSQEDLNRFIFSKKTNK
- a CDS encoding HAD family hydrolase, producing MIKNIIIDWSGVINDNTRNVYQAVLIIFKNHGVNPISYEEFRQQWQQPYMLFYNRFMPYLTHEKEQIEYTEAIASQPEPSAYPGIVTILKKAKAQAKKIVILSGDPTEHVEKEIIRYGLEDVFTDKYTLVHDKSIVIKEIMDKYSFKADETIFIGDTRHEVESGKSARVQTAAVTWGIDTEEKLKTVFPDFIIHNIKELKSLINDN
- a CDS encoding ABC transporter permease; the encoded protein is MFKLIWSNIKMTFRDKQAVFWSLAFPLMFIIIFGLFDFTKMGNANYIIFDRANSELSQQFQKGIEEIEFLKKIDSPENLDLAKEQLQAGDVNIIIVIPDSFSGAIPALDQQIQGNIEQTTPSPIEVYYDESNITVNQLALSVVDKFVDQMNMGIANTPKIFSYTTESILSKEVKYIDIIMPGILAMAIMMSAVIGISTGISQYRERKLLKRLSATPLKVRNFLIAEVTSYLFLNLIQISLIILVAQQVFDVNVYGNIFLIYGVCIVGSLIFLNLGFAVAGYAKNTKTAESLSQVVTMPMMFFSGVFFSPEALPTVVGKVVKFLPLTPMIEALRAISVNGESLKDIWTQLAFMGGWIILSFLIAWKTFKFKD
- a CDS encoding class I SAM-dependent methyltransferase, producing the protein MSNRYWTKAHAHYSRQDWINKPSIFSEFAIQYFPKTGKILDLGAGQGQDSRFFAENGLDVVSTDFEDFALGLNETNIPAHLKKKIKVEEVDLSKKLPYINQEFDVVYSHLALHYFDTATTKEIFKEIKRVLKIGGIIAFMVNSTSDPEYQTGTLIEKDFFAMEKNINMRFFNVDTVKEFTKDFKTISVDNLGESYKDSAVGIHNMIRYIGKKVE
- a CDS encoding DUF998 domain-containing protein, coding for MKIDAMKLDAQLIYSSIIIFALCTIIAHIFSTSGYNWQNHSLSQLAAQNYSLAWIMQMGFFSFGILFTAGALLMIKNSRKVRVTDILIVFYGISVLLCGIFSSRPFAEGIPYSEIESGLHFAFAVSTGMFLNLSVFSSILTSKSINERLFHGAFLMTIFASSLFVILIRDGYLDASMGLLQRIIFFTGVIWLFIFFLKRDKIESGNKSQHI
- a CDS encoding ABC transporter ATP-binding protein produces the protein MSIIEVKDLVKKFRTPDKKGDLVAVNGISFSVEKGEVFGLLGPNGAGKTTTLEIIEGLQDPTGGETLIKGINTHKELSKVKNLIGIQLQSSAYYEFLKLGEILELFGTFYHKAIDPDKLLDIVQLRDKKKALIKQLSGGQQQRFSICAALVNDPEVVFLDEPTTGLDPQARRSMWEFIKKINEQGKTVVITTHYMEEAEYLCNRVGIMDMGKIVSLDTPKNLIRNLHSSARINFYADEQFNIDSLKSVDGILEVKNDSEHKYYLKVTHSNEVLPKLYKWAEQNNVFMQELEVVTAGLEDVFIELTGKKLRD
- a CDS encoding TfoX/Sxy family protein, which translates into the protein MKQGDFSEYVVHDLLGRIEGITARAMFGGYGLYLDGTIFGIIADDQIYFKTDENSQVRYEQLGSKPFTYAKGKAKSVTMSYWELPAEIMDDPNELRQWVIESSAISKIL
- a CDS encoding GTPase, which gives rise to MARRRRIVILGAAGRDFHNFNTVFRNDPNSEVVAFTATQIPDIAGRKYPVELAGGLYPAGIPIVEEEELKALISDCGIDEVVFSYSDVTHRHVAHLAAMANVLGADFRLLSHPSTMLRSSKPVISICAVRTGCGKSQVSRYIADLLRHAGYRIVSVRHPMPYGDLAKQAVQRFAALEDLTKHECTIEEMEEYEPHIAAGGVIYAGVDYEEILRQAEQEADVILWDGGNNDTPFYRPNLHIVVADPLRVGDELNYYPGFDNLLMADIVIIGKQSTANPECIAKLEQTIREHNPFASIVNDLSPVTVEDPESIRGKRVLVVEDGPTTTHGGVATGAGTVAAQNAGAIIVDPRPFLQGSLLETFEKYPNIGCLLPAMGYGEEQVDDLYQTIAVAVEENAIDCVVVGTPINLRRVLKYIPIPFVQVTYGFKEAHLAILDGIVLDMVRKRTAPRIP